GCGCTTGCGCAGCTGGGAGGACAGGGTGGCCGTGCAGACGCTTTCGAGCTTCGCCTTCAGCTCCGGCGACAGGACATGTCCGACGGCGGCGAGTCCGGCCGCTTCACGCGAGCCGTAGGCTTCCTCCCGCTGGAGGTCATCGGTCCTGGGCTGCGCGCCGAAGTCCGCGAACGGCGTCGTGCCCTCCTCGACCCGGGTGACCAGGCGGCCCGTGGAGAAGCCGGCAGCGGCGGCGCCCGCCGTCGTGCTTTCGGTGCTGACTTCAACTTCGACGACGTCGCCCGGCTTGGCCACGGAGGCCCCGGCGGGGGTGCCGGTGAGGATGATGTCGCCTTCCTCGAGGGTGAGCAGCTGGGAGAGATCAGCGACCAGGCGGGCAAACGGGAAGAGCAGGTCACCGGTGGTGTCGTCCTGGACCAGGTCGCCGTTGTGCCAGGTGCGGATCCGTAGTTGTGCCGGGTCGACGGCGTCCGCGGCGATCAGTCCCGGGCCCACCGGCGTGAAACCGTCGCCGCCCTTGGACCGGAGGTTGGAGCCCTTGTCGGCGTAGCGGAGGTCGTAGACGCCAAGGTCGTTACTGGCCGTGATCCACCCGACGTGGTTCCAGGCGTCCTCGATGGCCACGCGCCGGGCCGGCTTGCCGATGATGAGGGCGATCTCGCCTTCGTACCCGAGGAGTTCGCAGCCGGCGGGACGTTCCACCGTTGAGCCGCTGAGCGCCAGGGAGGAGGATGGCTTCAGGAAATACGACGGCTGCCCGGGTGTCCGGCCGCGCTGCGCTGCCCGGCTGGGGTAGTTGATGTGGACCGCAATGACCTTGCGCGCTGCGGCCAGGAGGTGGTCGGTGACCTGTTCCAAGAATTACTCCTCATCGAGTACGAAATCGTATACGAAAACTATTGCCCAGGAATCGTGGGACGTCAACCCCTTGCCTGGGGGAGTTTTCCGGGTACTTGTAACCCGCGTCATATCTGCCGTACAGTTTTGCCTGGAGATATGAGTTCTATTATCGAACGTCAAGTTCTAATATCGAACACCCCGACGGCGACAGTCCGCCACACCACGAAGTGCCACACAGCGAAGTGAGGAAAGCCCGTGCAGTTCCACCACCACGGTTACGTATCCGGTGACCCGCGAGTCCAGCCAGCTGCCGGCGTCGGCATCGATCGGCCCACAGAACTTCCTGACGAGGTCGACGTGCTCATTGTGGGCACCGGACCGGCGGGCGTTGTCACCGCCGCGCAGCTGTCCCAGTTCCCGGGCCTCACCACCCGGATCGTGGAGCGCCGCGACGGGCGGCTCCCCATTGGCCAGGCCGACGGCATCCAGGCCCGGAGTGTCGAGACCTTCCAGGCCTTCGGATTCGCCGAGCGGATCATCGCCGAGGCCTACCGCATCACCGAGATGGCCTTCTGGAAGCCGGACCCCGCGGACCCGTCCCGGATCGTCCGGGCCGCCCGCGCCGTGGACGACACGACAGGCATCAGCGAGTTCCCGCACCTCATCGTCAACCAGGCCCGCGTCCTGGACTACTTCGGCGAGTTCATGGCGAACGCGCCCACCCGCATGGCGCCTGACTACGGCCTGGAGTTCCGGAGCCTCGAGGTCTCCGACGCAGGCGAGTATCCCGTCACCGTCACCCTCGTCCACACTGCCGGCCCCGATGAGGGCCGGGAGCGCATTGTCCGGGCGAAGTACGTCGTCGGCGCGGATGGCGCCAGGAGCAAGGTCCGGGACTCGATCGGCTGCACCCTCGCGGGCGACCAGGCCAACCACGCCTGGGGCGTCATGGATATCCTCGCCGTCACGGACTTCCCGGACATCCGCACGAAGTGCGCGATCCAGTCCGGCACCGGCGGCAGCATCCTGCTGATCCCGCGCGAAGGCGGCTACCTGTTCCGCATGTATGTCGATCTTGGCGAGGTCGACGGGAACGACAAAG
This DNA window, taken from Pseudarthrobacter sp. ATCC 49987, encodes the following:
- a CDS encoding fumarylacetoacetate hydrolase family protein, with the protein product MEQVTDHLLAAARKVIAVHINYPSRAAQRGRTPGQPSYFLKPSSSLALSGSTVERPAGCELLGYEGEIALIIGKPARRVAIEDAWNHVGWITASNDLGVYDLRYADKGSNLRSKGGDGFTPVGPGLIAADAVDPAQLRIRTWHNGDLVQDDTTGDLLFPFARLVADLSQLLTLEEGDIILTGTPAGASVAKPGDVVEVEVSTESTTAGAAAAGFSTGRLVTRVEEGTTPFADFGAQPRTDDLQREEAYGSREAAGLAAVGHVLSPELKAKLESVCTATLSSQLRKRGLNNVSIDGLTSTRPDRRIVGLARTLRYVPNREDLFKTHGGGFNAQKKAIDSVNEGEILVMEARGEKGTGTIGDILALRAQVRGAAAVITDGGVRDFSAVAAMDMPTYYANPHPAVLGRRHIPWDTDITIACGGATVQPGDIIVADADGILVIPPALAEELADDSIAQEREEVFIAEMVAQGHSVDGLYPLNTAWRTKYEEWEAGKAND